From the Kribbella sp. CA-293567 genome, the window AACTACATCCTGGACAAGATGGACTCCACCGGCGCCGGGTTCGACGAGGCGCTGGAGGAGGCCCAGGCGCTCGGGTACGCCGAGGCCGACCCGACCGCCGACATCGAGGGTTTCGACGCCGCGGCCAAGGCCGCGCTGCTGGCCAGCCTGGCCTTCCACACCAGGGTCTCGATCGCCGACGTGCACCGCGAGGGCATCACCGAGGTGTCCGCGACCGACATCGCCTCGGCCCGCGAGATGGGCTGCGTGGTGAAGTTCCTGGCGATCTGCGAGCTCGACGAGGCGAACGACTCGGTCAGCGCCCGGGTCTATCCGGCGATGATCCCGCTGAGCCATCCGCTGGCCTCCGTCCGGGACGCGTACAACGCCGTCTTCGTGGAATCCAAGGCGGCCGGCCAGCTGATGTTCTATGGTCGTGGTGCCGGCGGTGCCCCGACGGCCAGCGCTGTCCTCGGGGATCTGGTATCCGCCGCGCGCAACCGGCTCAAGGGCGTGCCGGGGGTCGGCGAGTCGTCGTACACCCAGCGGGCCGTCCGCCCGATGGGAGCGACCCGGACTCGCTATCACGTGTCGCTGGACGTGGCCGACAAGGCCGGCGTGCTGGCGGCGGTGGCCCACGCGTTCTCCGAGCACGGCGTGTCGATCCAGACCGTCCGCCAGGAGGGCCGGGGCGGGGAGGCGCAGCTCGTCGTCGTCACCCACACCGCCACCGACGCAAGCCTCTCCGCGACCGTGGAAGCCCTGCGCGACATGGACATCGTCCGTGAAGTCAGCAGTGTGATGCGGGTCGAAGGGGACTGAAGATGGCGCAACAGCGGCCTCACCAATGGCGAGGCGTGATCGAGGAATACCGCGACCGGCTGCCGGTCTCGGCGGACACTCCGGTGGTCACCCTCGGCGAGGGCGGTACGCCGCTGGTGGCCGCGCAGTGGCTGAGCGAGCAGACCAACTGCGAGGTCTGGCTCAAGATCGAGGGCAACAACCCGACCGGTTCGTTCAAGGACCGCGGGATGACGATGGCGATCTCGCTGGCCGCGCAGGCCGGGGACAAGGCCGTCGTCTGCGCCTCCACCGGCAACACCTCGGCCTCCGCCGCGGCGTACGCGGTCCGCGCGGGCCTGCTGCCGCTGGTGCTGATCCCGGCCGGCCGGATCGCGAAGGGCAAGCTGGCCCAGGCGATCGTGCACGGCGCGAAGCTGGTCTCGATCGACGGCGGCTTCGACGACTGCCTGCGGATCGTCCGCGAGCTGGGCAAGCACTACCCGGTCGCGCTGGTGAACTCGGTCAACCCGGTCCGGCTCGAAGGCCAGAAGACCGCGGCGTTCGAGGTGGTCGACGCGCTCGGCGACGCACCGGACCTGCACCTGCTCCCGGTCGGGAACGCCGGCAACATCGCGGCGTACTGGAAGGGGTATCTGGAGTACGAGCGCGACAAGATCTCCTCGAAGTCCCCGCGGATGTGGGGGTTCCAGGCCGAGGGTGCCGCGCCGCTGGTGACCGGGCGGATCGTCGAGAAGCCGGACACCCAGGCGACCGCGATCCGGGTCGGCAACCCCGCGTCGTGGACGCTGGCCGAGGCCGCGCGGGACGAGTCGGGCGGCCGGATCGAGGCGGTCAGCGACGAGCAGATCCTTGCGGCGCAACGTGAACTGGCCGCGCGGGAAGGCGTTTTCGTCGAGCCCGCCTCGGCGGCCGGCGTCGCCGGACTGCTGGCCACCAAGGCCGCGGGCCGGCTCGACGCCGGATCGACCATCGTGATCACGGTGACCGGCCACGGCCTCAAGGACATCGACACCGCCTTGTCGTACGCGACCGTCGCCGAGTCGCCGGTCACGCCGGCCGACACCGACGCCGTGGCGCGCGTCGCCGGACTGGTGTGAGTTGGCACCGGCGACGGGTGGACCGGTCCGGGTCCGGGTCCCGGCCACCAGTGCGAATCTGGGCCCCGGCTTCGACGCCTTCGGTCTGGCCCTGACCCGGTACGACGAACTCACGGTGATCCCCGGCGGCGCCGGGGTCACCGTCGAGGTGACCGGCTCCGGCGAGGGCGAGGTCGCGCTGGACGAGACCCATCTGGTGGTGCGTTCGATCCGCGCCGGGCTGGAGTCGCTGGGCGCCGCCGTCCCCGGTTTCACGCTGCGCTGTGAGAACCGGATCCCGCACGGCCGCGGCCTGGGATCGTCGTCGGCCGCGATCGTCGGCGGGATCGCGGCGGCGTACGGGCTGGCCGGGGTGCCGCTCGATCGCGATCACCTGGTGGCACTGGCCAACGAGATCGAGGGTCATCCCGACAACGTTGCCGCCAGCGCGCTGGGTGGGTTCACGATCGCCTGGACCGACGGCGAGACCGGCCGGGCGATCCGGCTGGAGCCGGTGGCCGCGTTGTCGGTGATCGCCTACGTCCCGTCGACGCAGGTGCTGACCAAGGAGGCTCGCGGGTTGCTGCCCGCCGCCGTACCGCATGCGGATGCGGCCGCCAACGCGGGCCGAGCCGCTCTGCTGGTAGCGGCGCTGACCTCGCGGCCGGAGTTGCTGATGACAGCCACCGAGGACCGGCTGCACCAGGAGTACCGCGAACCCGCCATGCCCGAAAGCCTTGCCCTGGTGCACAAACTGCGGGGGAGCGGTCTGCCCGCGGTGGTGAGCGGGGCCGGACCGACGGTACTGGTGCTGGGCAGCCCACCGGAAGGACTCGGCGGCGACGAC encodes:
- a CDS encoding homoserine dehydrogenase, which translates into the protein MKPSGKPLKVALLGCGVVGTEVVRILTERADDLAARVGAPLEIAGIAVRRAGRARDIAVDPALVTTDAQALVSRGDLDLVIEVIGGIEPARSLILTALEHGASVVTANKALLAEDGPTLFAAAEKFERDLYFEAAVAGAIPILRPLRESLAGDDVTRVMGIVNGTTNYILDKMDSTGAGFDEALEEAQALGYAEADPTADIEGFDAAAKAALLASLAFHTRVSIADVHREGITEVSATDIASAREMGCVVKFLAICELDEANDSVSARVYPAMIPLSHPLASVRDAYNAVFVESKAAGQLMFYGRGAGGAPTASAVLGDLVSAARNRLKGVPGVGESSYTQRAVRPMGATRTRYHVSLDVADKAGVLAAVAHAFSEHGVSIQTVRQEGRGGEAQLVVVTHTATDASLSATVEALRDMDIVREVSSVMRVEGD
- the thrC gene encoding threonine synthase, with the translated sequence MAQQRPHQWRGVIEEYRDRLPVSADTPVVTLGEGGTPLVAAQWLSEQTNCEVWLKIEGNNPTGSFKDRGMTMAISLAAQAGDKAVVCASTGNTSASAAAYAVRAGLLPLVLIPAGRIAKGKLAQAIVHGAKLVSIDGGFDDCLRIVRELGKHYPVALVNSVNPVRLEGQKTAAFEVVDALGDAPDLHLLPVGNAGNIAAYWKGYLEYERDKISSKSPRMWGFQAEGAAPLVTGRIVEKPDTQATAIRVGNPASWTLAEAARDESGGRIEAVSDEQILAAQRELAAREGVFVEPASAAGVAGLLATKAAGRLDAGSTIVITVTGHGLKDIDTALSYATVAESPVTPADTDAVARVAGLV
- the thrB gene encoding homoserine kinase produces the protein MAPATGGPVRVRVPATSANLGPGFDAFGLALTRYDELTVIPGGAGVTVEVTGSGEGEVALDETHLVVRSIRAGLESLGAAVPGFTLRCENRIPHGRGLGSSSAAIVGGIAAAYGLAGVPLDRDHLVALANEIEGHPDNVAASALGGFTIAWTDGETGRAIRLEPVAALSVIAYVPSTQVLTKEARGLLPAAVPHADAAANAGRAALLVAALTSRPELLMTATEDRLHQEYREPAMPESLALVHKLRGSGLPAVVSGAGPTVLVLGSPPEGLGGDDLVDDEDLSKPPVTSTDAGPNVVPEAPDGWHRFELGIDPLGVQVWSADAERLLAEGGNERSRTRVEHLEAAD